In the [Clostridium] colinum genome, one interval contains:
- the purB gene encoding adenylosuccinate lyase, with product MDKNVYESPLNSRYASKEMTQIFSPDKKFKTWRKLWITLAKAQKELGLDISDEQIKELESFADNINYDVAIEREKIIRHDVMAHIYAYGVQCPKAKPIIHLGATSCYVGDNTDIIIMKDALNLIKGKILTIISNLSKFALEYKALPTLAFTHFQAAQLTTVGKRACLWIQDLMMDLEQIDFCLENLKLLGSKGTTGTQASFMELFNNDNEKVKKLDYLIAEKLGFKSVFSVSGQTYTRKLDSIVINLLSGLAQSATKFSNDIRLLQHLKEIEEPFEKNQVGSSAMAYKRNPMRCERITGLARYVIVDALNPAITTSTQWFERTLDDSSNKRIAIPEAFLSTDAILNIYINVSENLVVYPKVIEKHIMEELPFMATENIMMNAVKNGGDRQELHEKIRQYSMEASKVVKVDGGKNDLIKRIVNDKSFNLTMEDITKILEPKNFIGRAPMQVLDYINEEVTPVLECNKTKLVEGSKLTV from the coding sequence ATGGATAAAAATGTTTATGAAAGTCCTCTAAACTCTCGTTATGCAAGTAAAGAGATGACCCAAATTTTTTCTCCAGATAAAAAGTTTAAAACTTGGAGAAAACTTTGGATAACACTTGCAAAAGCTCAAAAAGAGCTAGGCCTTGACATTAGTGATGAGCAAATAAAAGAGCTAGAGTCCTTTGCCGATAATATAAATTATGATGTTGCAATAGAGCGTGAAAAAATAATAAGACACGATGTTATGGCTCACATATATGCCTATGGCGTTCAATGTCCAAAAGCTAAACCAATAATACACCTTGGAGCTACAAGCTGTTATGTTGGTGATAATACCGATATTATTATTATGAAAGATGCTTTAAATCTTATAAAAGGTAAAATTTTAACTATTATATCAAATTTATCTAAATTTGCTTTAGAATATAAAGCACTTCCTACACTTGCTTTTACTCATTTTCAAGCAGCTCAGCTTACAACAGTTGGAAAAAGAGCTTGCCTTTGGATACAAGATTTAATGATGGACTTAGAACAAATAGATTTTTGCCTTGAAAACTTAAAATTATTAGGGTCTAAAGGTACAACTGGCACTCAAGCTAGTTTTATGGAGCTTTTTAATAATGATAATGAAAAAGTAAAAAAATTAGATTATCTTATAGCTGAAAAACTTGGATTTAAATCTGTTTTTTCTGTTTCTGGACAAACATATACTAGAAAACTTGATAGTATTGTTATAAATTTATTAAGTGGATTAGCTCAAAGTGCTACAAAATTTTCAAATGACATAAGACTTTTACAACATTTAAAAGAAATAGAAGAACCTTTTGAAAAAAATCAAGTTGGGTCTTCTGCTATGGCTTATAAAAGAAATCCTATGCGTTGTGAAAGAATAACAGGCCTTGCAAGATATGTTATTGTAGATGCGTTAAATCCTGCTATAACTACATCTACTCAATGGTTTGAAAGAACTTTAGATGATTCTTCTAATAAAAGAATAGCAATACCAGAAGCATTTTTATCAACAGATGCTATTTTAAATATTTATATAAATGTATCTGAAAATTTAGTTGTATATCCTAAAGTTATAGAAAAACACATAATGGAAGAACTACCTTTTATGGCTACAGAAAATATTATGATGAATGCTGTTAAAAATGGTGGAGATAGACAAGAATTACACGAAAAAATCCGCCAATATTCTATGGAAGCTTCAAAAGTTGTTAAAGTTGATGGTGGTAAAAATGACCTTATTAAGCGTATAGTAAATGATAAATCTTTTAATCTTACTATGGAAGATATAACAAAAATATTAGAGCCTAAAAACTTTATTGGGCGTGCTCCTATGCAAGTTTTAGATTATATAAATGAAGAAGTTACACCTGTTTTAGAATGTAACAAAACTAAACTTGTAGAAGGTAGCAAACTTACTGTTTAA
- a CDS encoding adenylosuccinate synthase, translating into MIRAIVGANWGDEGKGKITDLCAEQSDIVVRFQGGSNAGHTIINKYGKFALHQLPSGVFNPNTVNIIGNGVALNIEYLMEEIESITSKGIKFNLLISDRAQVLLPHHVLLDIYEEERLGDRKFGSTKSGIAPFYADKFSKVGLQVWELYEKDSLKDKLKHMYEKINIQFKYLYNKPEIDYLEIYEKLLKYADMIKENVKDTSTYLRNAIKEGKNILLEGQLGALKDTDHGIYPYVTSSSTLAGYASVGAGIPPHTIKEITVITKAYSSAVGEGPFVSELFGEEAEELRKRGGDSGEYGATTGRPRRVGYFDAVATRYGCEIQGATEVCITCLDVLSYMDTIKICTGYEIDGKVYKDFLTTEELYRAKPVYEELKGWKTDIRGIKEYSNLPQEAKDYVEFIEKQLGVKISMVSNGPKRDEILFR; encoded by the coding sequence ATGATTAGAGCAATAGTTGGTGCAAACTGGGGAGATGAAGGTAAAGGTAAAATAACAGACCTTTGTGCAGAACAATCTGATATAGTTGTTAGATTTCAAGGTGGGAGTAATGCTGGCCATACAATTATAAATAAATATGGTAAGTTTGCTCTTCATCAATTACCTTCTGGTGTTTTTAATCCTAATACAGTTAACATTATAGGTAATGGTGTAGCACTTAATATAGAATATCTTATGGAAGAAATAGAAAGTATTACATCAAAAGGAATAAAATTTAATCTTCTTATATCTGATAGAGCTCAAGTTTTACTACCTCATCACGTTCTTTTAGATATTTATGAAGAAGAACGCTTAGGTGATAGAAAGTTTGGATCTACAAAAAGTGGTATTGCACCTTTTTATGCAGATAAATTTTCTAAAGTTGGACTTCAAGTTTGGGAACTTTATGAAAAAGACTCTCTTAAAGATAAACTTAAGCATATGTATGAAAAAATAAATATTCAATTTAAATATTTATATAATAAACCAGAAATAGATTATTTAGAAATTTATGAAAAACTTTTAAAATATGCAGATATGATTAAAGAAAATGTAAAAGACACTTCAACATATCTTAGAAATGCTATTAAAGAAGGGAAAAATATACTTTTAGAAGGTCAACTTGGAGCTTTAAAAGATACAGACCACGGTATATATCCATATGTTACTAGTTCATCTACTCTTGCAGGCTATGCTAGTGTTGGTGCTGGTATACCTCCTCACACTATTAAAGAAATAACTGTTATAACAAAAGCTTATTCTAGTGCTGTTGGAGAAGGACCTTTTGTTAGTGAACTATTTGGAGAAGAAGCAGAAGAACTTAGAAAACGTGGTGGAGATTCTGGTGAATATGGTGCTACTACTGGACGCCCTCGCCGTGTTGGATATTTTGATGCAGTTGCTACAAGATATGGATGTGAAATTCAAGGTGCAACAGAAGTTTGTATTACTTGTCTTGATGTTCTAAGCTATATGGATACTATAAAAATTTGTACTGGCTATGAAATAGATGGCAAAGTATATAAAGACTTTTTAACAACTGAAGAACTTTACAGAGCAAAGCCTGTTTATGAAGAGCTTAAAGGTTGGAAAACTGATATTCGTGGTATAAAAGAATATAGTAATTTACCACAAGAAGCTAAAGATTATGTAGAATTTATAGAAAAACAACTAGGTGTTAAAATATCTATGGTTTCTAATGGTCCTAAAAGAGATGAAATTTTATTTAGATAA
- a CDS encoding DUF6514 family protein — protein MIIKTNSIIIKDDFNNDIKVEYNFIKTDIDENILYGFSIKAVNQNNNEKSYKEYLDFSKDLKYAEKIFNILIKNQVLPVNLINILDDFID, from the coding sequence ATGATAATAAAAACAAATAGTATTATTATAAAAGATGACTTTAATAATGATATAAAAGTAGAATATAACTTTATTAAAACAGATATTGATGAAAATATTTTATATGGATTTAGCATAAAAGCAGTAAATCAAAATAATAATGAAAAATCTTATAAAGAATATTTAGATTTTAGCAAAGATTTAAAATATGCTGAAAAGATATTTAATATATTAATAAAAAATCAAGTTTTACCTGTAAATCTTATTAATATACTAGATGATTTTATAGACTAA
- a CDS encoding M15 family metallopeptidase produces MSRDITLLHPDLQIIIPKFLKECEKHNLIVKITDTLRTKQEQNNLYAQGRTKPGKIITWVKYPYSNHNWGMAFDICRNDGKGAYNDSGDWFFKVGEIGKKFGLSWGGDWQPQDKPHFELRKYGTTNYLVQTYNTFKNFQETWYNNEEVKYMLVDRKYKYKNKTKTYKVINTDGENYIKVRDFCELLDKGVTYDSKTKITTINDIV; encoded by the coding sequence ATGAGTAGAGATATAACTTTATTACATCCAGATTTACAAATAATTATACCAAAGTTTTTAAAAGAATGTGAAAAACATAATTTAATAGTAAAAATAACAGATACATTAAGAACAAAACAAGAGCAGAATAATTTATATGCACAAGGAAGAACAAAACCAGGTAAAATAATTACGTGGGTAAAATATCCATATAGCAATCATAACTGGGGTATGGCTTTTGACATATGTAGAAATGATGGAAAAGGAGCTTATAATGATAGTGGTGATTGGTTTTTTAAAGTAGGAGAAATAGGGAAAAAATTTGGATTATCTTGGGGTGGAGATTGGCAACCACAGGACAAACCTCATTTTGAACTTAGAAAATATGGAACAACTAATTATTTAGTTCAAACTTATAATACATTCAAAAATTTTCAAGAAACTTGGTATAACAATGAGGAGGTAAAGTATATGTTAGTAGATAGAAAATATAAGTATAAAAATAAAACTAAGACTTATAAAGTTATAAATACTGATGGAGAAAATTATATAAAAGTAAGAGATTTTTGTGAATTATTAGATAAAGGTGTAACATATGATAGTAAAACTAAAATAACAACAATAAATGATATTGTATAA
- a CDS encoding phage holin — protein sequence MKIDWKARVKNPIFWINTIIAFLAPILVYYKVSSEDFTSWSSIFTIGLNALKNPYVLGLALVSLWNNIINPTTKGIRD from the coding sequence ATGAAAATAGATTGGAAAGCTAGGGTTAAAAATCCTATATTTTGGATAAATACAATTATAGCATTTTTAGCACCTATTTTAGTATATTATAAAGTATCATCAGAAGATTTTACAAGTTGGTCTAGCATATTTACTATTGGGTTAAATGCATTAAAAAATCCATATGTATTGGGTCTTGCTTTAGTTTCTTTATGGAATAATATTATAAATCCAACAACAAAAGGTATAAGAGATTAG
- a CDS encoding lysophospholipid acyltransferase family protein — MFRTIKWYFKFIFLMFINYPCLKKAEKLLKNNEIEKFYNYCFSQTSNWAMNRIKDSGATINVYGKENIPEDKNVVFISNHQGDFDIAIFMALIPKEKGFVAKIELQKFPVLRTWMKYLGCVFMDRNDLKQSLKTINQAIKFIKDGHSMVIFPEGTRSKSDKIGEFKAGSFKLATKTNTPIVPVTIDGSYKLKEKNKGMIKPDTVNVYIHSPIYLENMSNEEKEDLPNKVKHIIEEKLPKTV; from the coding sequence ATGTTTAGAACAATAAAATGGTATTTTAAGTTTATATTTTTAATGTTTATAAATTATCCTTGCTTAAAAAAAGCTGAAAAACTTTTAAAAAATAATGAAATAGAAAAATTTTATAATTATTGTTTTTCTCAAACTTCTAACTGGGCAATGAATCGTATAAAAGATAGCGGTGCTACTATAAATGTATATGGAAAAGAAAATATACCAGAAGATAAAAATGTAGTTTTTATAAGCAACCATCAAGGTGATTTTGATATAGCTATATTTATGGCTTTAATACCTAAAGAAAAAGGCTTTGTTGCAAAAATAGAACTACAAAAATTTCCTGTGTTAAGAACTTGGATGAAATATTTAGGTTGTGTTTTTATGGATAGAAATGATTTAAAACAATCTTTAAAAACAATAAATCAAGCAATAAAATTTATAAAAGATGGACATAGTATGGTTATATTTCCAGAAGGTACAAGAAGTAAAAGTGATAAAATAGGAGAATTTAAAGCAGGTAGCTTTAAGCTTGCTACAAAAACTAATACCCCTATTGTACCTGTTACTATTGATGGTTCTTACAAGCTAAAAGAAAAAAACAAAGGAATGATAAAACCTGACACAGTTAATGTTTATATCCATAGCCCTATCTATTTAGAAAATATGTCTAATGAAGAAAAAGAAGATTTACCTAACAAGGTAAAACATATAATAGAAGAAAAGCTCCCAAAAACTGTATAA
- a CDS encoding chloride channel protein has product MNNIKNYKNLIFLSLIGIPIGVVVGILDTIFGKVLLKITDIRQQFPLFLIPFLALSGVIIVYCYNKFGGKASKGMSLIFEVAQNKEEKIPLRLIPFIILSTWLTHLFGGSAGREGVAVQIGATFSNWVSQKINIQNANKIFLITGMSAGFAGLFQTPIAAIFFAIEVLIAGAIHYGAILPAITASFTASTVSHLLGLEKFTFYLSSNINLDFTTILKLIILGIIFGLVGGSFAVCLKYIKSFFTNKINNPIKRIFVISIILSIIFLILHKGRYSGLGTNLINASFYNEQIYYYDWILKFILTIFTLSIGFQGGEVTPLFSIGASLGVILATMFNLPIEFVAGLGYLSVFGSATNTFLAPIFIGGEVFGYEYMPFYFIIMVFAYTFNFNKSIYSLQQSNNL; this is encoded by the coding sequence ATGAATAATATTAAAAATTATAAAAATTTAATTTTTTTAAGTCTTATTGGTATACCAATAGGAGTTGTTGTAGGAATATTAGACACTATTTTTGGTAAAGTTTTATTAAAAATAACTGATATAAGACAACAATTCCCATTATTTTTAATACCTTTTTTAGCTTTATCTGGTGTAATAATTGTATATTGTTATAATAAATTTGGTGGTAAGGCTTCAAAAGGTATGAGCCTTATTTTTGAAGTAGCCCAAAATAAAGAAGAAAAAATCCCTTTAAGGTTAATACCTTTTATTATTTTAAGCACCTGGCTAACTCATTTATTTGGTGGTAGCGCTGGTAGAGAAGGTGTTGCTGTACAAATAGGAGCTACATTTTCTAACTGGGTTAGTCAAAAAATAAATATACAAAACGCTAATAAAATTTTTTTAATAACTGGTATGTCTGCTGGTTTTGCTGGTTTGTTTCAAACACCAATTGCCGCAATATTTTTTGCTATTGAAGTTTTAATAGCTGGTGCTATACATTATGGCGCAATACTTCCTGCTATTACTGCCTCTTTTACTGCTAGCACAGTATCTCATTTGCTAGGACTTGAAAAATTTACATTTTATTTATCATCAAATATAAATTTAGATTTTACAACTATTTTAAAACTAATTATTTTAGGTATTATTTTTGGATTAGTTGGTGGTAGCTTTGCTGTATGTTTAAAATATATAAAATCTTTTTTTACAAACAAAATAAACAACCCTATAAAAAGAATTTTTGTTATAAGTATTATATTAAGTATAATATTTTTAATATTACATAAAGGTAGATATTCTGGCTTAGGTACAAATCTTATAAATGCTAGCTTTTATAATGAGCAAATCTATTATTATGATTGGATATTAAAATTTATTCTTACTATTTTTACTTTGTCTATTGGGTTTCAAGGTGGAGAAGTAACCCCTCTTTTTTCTATTGGTGCTAGCTTAGGAGTTATATTAGCTACTATGTTTAATTTACCAATAGAATTTGTAGCAGGTCTTGGTTATTTAAGTGTATTTGGAAGTGCAACAAATACATTTTTAGCTCCTATCTTTATAGGCGGAGAAGTTTTTGGATATGAATATATGCCTTTTTATTTTATAATTATGGTTTTTGCCTATACATTTAATTTTAATAAATCAATTTATTCGTTACAACAGTCTAATAATCTATAA
- a CDS encoding Cof-type HAD-IIB family hydrolase, with product MKYKLVAIDCDNTLIKHNGEIHEDNIKAINMLLEKGIKVVIATGRNDILVKDYMDEAGFKEEIVIGCNGASIRDLKDNSIIQLNYIPKDTMKKMVHICLNNNIKAKMYTLTESYSTSKENMGDELKEILTHYTKQLSMSLDYKYEEDLDKLINEKEFLKMVILEDDREKLLDIQNKFRQLDDISAVISAKNCLDVMKKGISKGAALEYYANMLGIKQEEVVAIGDSENDLEMLNFANFSVAMGNADDFVKNRCDMVTLTNDEGGVAYAINKIFDN from the coding sequence ATGAAATATAAACTTGTTGCGATAGATTGTGATAATACTCTTATAAAACATAATGGAGAAATACATGAAGATAATATTAAAGCTATAAATATGCTTTTGGAAAAGGGGATAAAAGTTGTTATAGCTACTGGTAGAAATGACATATTAGTAAAAGATTATATGGATGAGGCAGGATTTAAAGAAGAAATAGTAATAGGTTGCAATGGTGCTTCTATAAGAGATTTAAAAGATAATAGTATTATACAATTAAACTATATACCAAAAGATACTATGAAAAAAATGGTACATATTTGTTTAAATAATAATATAAAAGCAAAAATGTATACTTTAACAGAAAGTTACTCTACATCTAAAGAAAATATGGGAGACGAGCTTAAAGAAATATTAACTCATTATACAAAACAGTTAAGTATGTCTTTAGATTATAAATATGAAGAAGACTTAGATAAATTAATAAACGAAAAAGAATTTTTAAAAATGGTAATATTAGAAGATGATAGAGAAAAACTTTTAGATATACAAAATAAATTTAGACAATTAGATGATATAAGTGCTGTTATATCTGCAAAAAATTGTTTAGATGTAATGAAAAAGGGAATATCTAAAGGTGCAGCATTAGAATATTATGCAAATATGCTTGGTATAAAACAAGAAGAAGTAGTAGCTATAGGTGATAGTGAAAATGACTTAGAAATGTTAAATTTTGCAAATTTTTCTGTTGCTATGGGTAATGCAGATGACTTTGTAAAAAACCGTTGTGATATGGTTACATTAACAAATGATGAAGGTGGAGTTGCATATGCTATAAATAAAATATTTGATAATTAG
- a CDS encoding class I SAM-dependent methyltransferase, which produces MKINTTKLAKDFIKENVQSKDVVIDATMGRGNDTLFLRQLVGNDGFVYAFDIQEEALISTKKKLEENNLYNNVSLILDGHENIDKYIKQSNISCVVFNFGYLPKANHNIATKPHTSIIAIKKALEILKTKGIISLCVYQGGDTGFEEKQAILNFVQNLDYNKYTVIISEFLNRPNYPPIHIKIIKEI; this is translated from the coding sequence ATGAAAATAAATACAACTAAGCTTGCTAAAGATTTTATAAAAGAAAATGTACAAAGTAAAGATGTAGTAATAGATGCTACAATGGGAAGAGGTAATGATACTTTGTTTCTTCGTCAATTAGTAGGAAATGATGGATTTGTATATGCTTTTGATATACAAGAAGAAGCATTAATCTCTACAAAAAAGAAACTTGAAGAAAATAATTTATATAATAATGTATCACTTATATTAGATGGACACGAAAATATTGATAAATATATTAAACAAAGTAATATATCTTGTGTTGTATTTAACTTTGGATATTTGCCAAAAGCAAATCATAACATAGCTACTAAGCCACATACAAGTATAATAGCTATAAAAAAAGCTTTGGAAATTTTAAAAACAAAAGGGATTATAAGCCTTTGTGTTTATCAAGGTGGAGATACAGGGTTTGAAGAAAAACAGGCAATTTTAAATTTTGTACAAAATTTAGATTATAATAAATACACTGTTATAATTTCAGAGTTTTTAAATAGACCTAACTATCCACCTATACATATAAAAATTATAAAAGAAATATAG
- a CDS encoding ABC-F family ATP-binding cassette domain-containing protein, with protein sequence MSILTVKNVSHVFGGRTIFEDVSFRLLKGEHVGLIGANGEGKSTFMKIITNKLMPDEGTIEWSNRVRVAYMDQHAELKKGDSIRDSLKVAFEYLFDIEKELNETYMKMSEADEKEMNKLMDNAANLQDILDMSDFYNIDIKVDEIARGLGLYDLGLDKNVDDLSGGQRTKILLGRLLLQNPDILLLDEPTNYLDEEHIAWLKEYLLNYENAFILISHDLEFLNSVVNLIYHVENAKLTRYVGNYEEFLRLYEQNKRQLEAAYERQQQEINDLQDFISRNKARVATAGMARARQKKLDKMDIIELSKEKPKPEFRFKQARTSDRLIFETKDLVIGYDEALCKPLNLLLERGQKVAIVGSNGLGKTTLLKSLLGEIKPISGEVLEGANQFIGYFEQEIKEDNNKTCIEEIWDEFPSFTQYEVRQALAKCSLTTDHIESKVYVLSGGEQAKVRLCKIMNRETNILILDEPTNHLDKDAKDELKRVLKEYKGTILMVCHEPEFYKDIVTDIWDFKDLTLKIV encoded by the coding sequence ATGAGTATTCTAACAGTAAAAAATGTAAGCCACGTTTTTGGTGGCAGGACAATTTTTGAAGATGTATCTTTTAGGCTATTAAAAGGCGAACACGTAGGGCTTATAGGAGCTAACGGCGAAGGAAAATCTACATTTATGAAGATAATAACAAATAAGCTTATGCCAGATGAAGGGACTATTGAATGGTCTAATCGTGTTAGAGTAGCATATATGGACCAACATGCAGAGCTTAAAAAGGGAGATAGCATAAGAGATAGTTTAAAAGTTGCTTTTGAATATTTATTTGATATAGAAAAAGAGCTAAATGAAACTTATATGAAAATGAGTGAAGCAGATGAAAAAGAGATGAACAAGCTTATGGATAATGCTGCTAATCTTCAAGATATATTAGATATGAGTGATTTTTATAATATAGATATAAAAGTAGATGAAATAGCTAGAGGGCTTGGGCTTTACGACTTAGGGCTTGATAAAAATGTAGACGATTTATCTGGTGGTCAAAGGACAAAAATATTATTAGGTAGGTTACTTTTACAAAATCCAGATATACTTCTTTTAGATGAGCCTACTAACTATTTAGATGAAGAACATATAGCGTGGCTTAAAGAATATCTTTTAAACTATGAAAATGCATTTATTTTAATATCGCACGATTTAGAGTTTTTAAATAGCGTTGTAAATCTTATATATCACGTTGAAAATGCTAAATTAACAAGATATGTAGGTAACTATGAAGAATTTTTACGTCTTTATGAGCAAAATAAAAGACAGCTAGAGGCAGCATATGAAAGACAACAACAAGAGATAAATGACCTACAAGACTTTATATCTAGAAATAAAGCAAGGGTTGCTACCGCTGGTATGGCTAGAGCAAGGCAAAAAAAGCTTGATAAAATGGATATAATAGAGTTATCTAAAGAAAAACCAAAACCAGAATTTAGGTTTAAACAAGCAAGAACATCAGATAGACTTATTTTTGAAACAAAAGACCTTGTTATAGGATATGATGAAGCATTATGTAAACCTTTAAATCTATTATTAGAAAGAGGACAAAAAGTTGCAATAGTTGGGTCTAATGGGCTTGGTAAAACTACTCTTTTAAAAAGTTTATTAGGAGAGATTAAACCTATTAGCGGTGAAGTTTTAGAAGGTGCAAATCAATTTATTGGGTATTTTGAACAAGAGATAAAAGAAGATAATAATAAAACTTGTATAGAAGAAATTTGGGATGAATTTCCATCTTTTACTCAATATGAAGTAAGACAGGCACTAGCTAAATGTTCTTTAACAACAGACCATATAGAGAGTAAAGTATATGTTTTAAGCGGTGGAGAACAAGCTAAAGTAAGACTCTGTAAAATAATGAACAGAGAAACAAATATTCTTATTTTAGATGAACCTACAAACCATTTAGATAAAGATGCTAAAGATGAGCTTAAAAGAGTTTTAAAAGAATATAAAGGTACTATACTTATGGTTTGTCACGAACCAGAATTTTATAAAGATATTGTTACAGATATATGGGATTTTAAAGATTTAACATTAAAAATAGTTTAA
- a CDS encoding sulfite exporter TauE/SafE family protein produces MNIVLFFVCLIACMVGSISGIGGGIIIKPIIDSLNIMNIATLSFLSGCTVLSMAIVSLYMSKSQYAKINYVLAIFLGLGASIGGILGKQIFGFFMKYFENSKIGLIQSILLFIINIFILGYMFVKNKLKSKNIKSKTITIILGTLLGIISSFLGIGGGPLNIAIIYYFYSLDAKQTTLFSLIIVFFSQLSSLILTIYTGLPNFIYTNVIVMCFGGVFGALIGSKIAKKMNNNKTQKFFIGVLLFLIFINIFNIINFLK; encoded by the coding sequence ATGAATATAGTATTATTTTTTGTATGTTTAATTGCTTGTATGGTTGGAAGCATTAGCGGCATAGGCGGAGGAATAATAATAAAGCCTATAATAGATAGTTTAAATATTATGAACATAGCTACATTAAGTTTTTTATCTGGTTGTACAGTTTTATCTATGGCTATTGTATCTTTGTATATGTCTAAAAGTCAATATGCAAAAATAAATTATGTTTTAGCTATTTTTCTTGGGCTAGGAGCTAGTATAGGAGGTATATTAGGAAAGCAAATATTTGGATTTTTTATGAAATATTTTGAAAATAGTAAAATTGGACTAATACAGTCTATTTTATTATTTATAATAAATATTTTTATTTTAGGATATATGTTTGTAAAAAATAAATTAAAATCTAAAAATATAAAGTCTAAAACAATAACTATAATATTAGGAACATTACTTGGGATAATATCATCTTTTTTAGGTATAGGTGGTGGACCTTTAAACATAGCTATTATATACTATTTTTATTCATTAGATGCAAAACAAACAACTTTGTTTTCTTTAATTATTGTATTTTTTTCTCAGTTATCTAGTTTAATATTAACTATATATACAGGTTTACCTAACTTTATATATACTAATGTTATAGTAATGTGTTTTGGTGGAGTTTTTGGAGCATTGATAGGAAGTAAAATAGCAAAGAAAATGAATAATAATAAAACACAAAAATTTTTTATAGGCGTTTTATTATTTTTGATATTTATAAATATATTTAATATAATAAATTTTTTAAAATAA
- a CDS encoding PucR family transcriptional regulator, translated as MLSNKVIKKVIDDLKIISKVDLCVANINGEICATTFKEEGIYKNYIKDFFKSMADMQVILDYNFFKVTDDAYSRYVVITKGSNEDSHMIGKICVSQLKNLSLAYKERLNENGFIQNLLLDNMLLVDIYNRAKKLGIENNVNRVVMIIKPYNNKDSNSLEMIKHIFAENERDYITEIDEKSIIIIKDLGEDISYKEVEKVANILVDMFNTEIMIKAKVAYGTIVNDLKNISKSYKEAKLSMEVGDIFYNEKNIIGYNTLGIGRLIYQLPMNLCKMFMNEVFKENISEIFDEEVITTVYKFFENNLNISETSRNLYIHRNTLTYRLEKIQKTTGLDIRTFDDALTFKLALMVVNYMKYIENK; from the coding sequence TTGCTTAGTAATAAGGTAATAAAAAAGGTTATAGATGATTTAAAAATAATAAGTAAAGTAGATTTATGTGTGGCAAATATTAATGGAGAAATATGTGCTACAACATTTAAAGAAGAGGGAATATATAAAAATTATATTAAAGATTTTTTCAAGTCTATGGCAGATATGCAGGTTATTTTAGACTATAATTTTTTTAAAGTAACAGATGATGCTTATTCTAGATATGTTGTTATAACAAAAGGGTCAAATGAAGATAGTCATATGATAGGTAAAATTTGTGTTAGCCAATTAAAAAATTTATCTTTAGCATATAAAGAAAGGCTAAATGAAAATGGATTTATACAAAATTTACTTTTAGATAATATGCTTTTAGTAGATATTTATAATAGAGCTAAAAAACTAGGTATAGAAAATAACGTTAATAGAGTAGTTATGATAATAAAGCCTTATAATAATAAAGATAGTAACTCTTTAGAGATGATAAAACATATATTTGCAGAAAATGAAAGAGACTATATAACAGAAATAGATGAAAAAAGCATAATAATAATAAAAGATTTAGGGGAAGATATATCATATAAAGAAGTAGAAAAAGTTGCAAATATTTTAGTTGACATGTTTAATACAGAAATTATGATAAAAGCTAAAGTTGCATATGGAACTATTGTAAATGATTTAAAAAATATTTCAAAATCTTATAAAGAAGCTAAACTGTCTATGGAAGTGGGAGATATATTTTATAATGAAAAAAATATTATAGGATATAATACTCTTGGTATAGGAAGATTAATATATCAATTGCCAATGAATTTGTGTAAAATGTTTATGAATGAAGTTTTTAAAGAAAATATATCTGAAATTTTTGATGAAGAAGTTATAACTACTGTATATAAGTTTTTTGAAAACAATTTAAATATATCAGAAACATCTAGAAATTTATATATACATAGAAATACGCTTACATATAGGCTAGAAAAAATACAAAAAACAACAGGGCTTGATATAAGAACATTTGATGATGCTTTAACTTTTAAACTTGCTTTAATGGTTGTAAATTATATGAAATATATAGAAAATAAATAA